The DNA sequence GTATTTTGCGTTCGCAGGCGTTGCCGACCTATCATTTTCATGCCAATGATGATGAAGAGTCGAACTTCACGGATGATGAATTTGTGGAGGTGGTCAAAAAAGGCATCAGCCACTGTATGCGTGGCGATGTATTTCAGATGGTGTTGAGTCGTCGATTCTCTACCGGTTTTCAGGGGGACGATTTCAATGTTTATCGTGCTTTGCGTTCAATCAATCCTTCTCCTTATTTATTCTTTTTTGATTTCGGTAGCTTCAAGATTTTTGGTTCTTCGCCCGAAGCCCAATTGGTGGTCAAAGATAAGCAAGCCACAATTTTCCCAATTGCAGGTACTTTCCGACGAACAGGCGACGATGAGCGCGATGCGATATTGGCGAAAAAGCTGTTCGACGATCCAAAAGAAAATTCCGAGCACATTATGTTGGTGGATTTGGCCCGCAATGACATGAGCCGTCACGGTGATAAAGTGAAAGTGGAAGTTTTCAAAGAAATTCAGTTTTATTCCCACGTGATTCATTTGGTATCTAAAGTAACCGGCGAATTGGCCTCTCAGACCGAGGGCTATCAAATGGCTGCGGATACTTTCCCTGCGGGAACACTATCGGGTGCTCCCAAGCACATGGCGATGCAGTTGATTAATAAATATGAACCGAACCGACGCGGATATTATGGTGGCGCGATTGGTTTCATGGGCTTCAATGGTGATTTCAACCATGCGATTATGATCCGTTCGTTCATGTCAAAATCCAACAGACTATATTATCAGGCAGGCGCGGGATGTGTAGCCAAATCTGTTCCTGAGTCGGAATTGCAGGAGGTGAATAACAAGCTGGCGGCTTTGAGAAAGGCCATTCATGCGGCGGAAGAGTTTGCGAAATAATCACCTTATTTAAGAGAAAGAGAAATCATGAAAATATTAGTTTTTGATAATTACGATTCATTCACTTACAATTTGGTGCATATGATTCGTGAGTTGGGATTTGGCGATCAGATGGAGATTCATCGTAATGATCAGATCAGTTTGGAGGCTATCAACAAGTTCGATAAAATCCTTTTGAGCCCTGGGCCCGGTATTCCCGAAGAAGCGGGTTTGCTATTAGATGTGATCAAAACCTACGGAGAAAGCAAAAGCATTTTTGGTGTTTGCCTCGGTCATCAGGCAATCAGTGAGGTCTATGGTGCGCAGCTTGAAAATATGTCGGAAGTTTACCACGGCATCGATCACCCCATTCAGGTAACCAAAGCCGAAGGAATTTTTAATGGACTTCCCGAAAAATTTCAAGTGTGTCGCTATCATTCTTGGACCGTAAGACCGGAGACGATCAGCGGAGATCTGGAAGTTACAGCCGTGGACAATGAAGGCCGCGTGATGGCGGTCAAGCACAAAAAATACGATGTGCAGGGCGTACAGTTTCATCCCGAATCTATCCTGACTGAAAATGGCATGGCGATGATCAAAAACTGGTTAGGCGTCAATTGATGATTATTACCCCACAGATCACACAGATTAGTTGATAATGTTTAAAATATTTTGTCCACAGATTAATGGAATTTATGAGATTGGATTAAAGACTAAAAAAAATCCTTTCAATCTCATTAATCTGTGGATAAAAAAACTAATCAAATCTGTGTTCATCTGTGAAATCTGTGGGTAGAAAAATATTAAACCCTTTATCATGAAATCAATACTCAACAAACTTTTTGATCATCAGGCACTCGATCAGGAGACCGCAAAGCACATCCTGACCCAAATTGCCAAAGGTGATATCAACACTTCGCAGATGGCCGCTTTTATGACTGTCTATCTGATGCGTCCGATTACGGTGGAAGAATTGGCTGGATTCCGCGATGCGATGTTGGAAATGTGTAATGCGGTGAACCTGTCGGCTTATAATCCGGTGGATATTGTCGGAACAGGAGGTGATGGAAAGAATACTTTTAATATTTCTACCCTAAGCTCTTTTATAGTTGCGGGTGCGGGACAGCCTGTTGCCAAACATGGTAATAATTCGGTGAGCTCGGTGAGTGGTTCTTCGAATGTGTTGGTGCAGGCAGGTGTGAAGTTCACCAATGAACAAGACAAGTTGGAGGAGCTGTTAGACAAAGCTGGAATTTGTTTTTTGCATGCGCCGCTTTTCCACCCTGCGATGGCGAATGTTGCGCCGGTAAGAAAAGAATTGGGCGTAAGAACTTTCTTCAATATCCTTGGCCCACTGACCAACCCGTCGATGCCAAAAAACATGGTGAATGGGGTTTATAATTTAGGCTTGGCTCGTCTGTATGGCTATTTATACCAAAACTCAGGAAAGAATTTTACGATTCTTCACGCCTTGGATGGTTATGATGAGATTTCTCTGACCGGCGCAGTGAAGTTGATTAATAATAAAGGAGAGCATACGCTTTCGGCACAGGATCTTGGTTTCGATCAACATCCCGAAGCAGCACTTTATGGCGGGAATTCAGTTGAAGATGCCGCAACAATCTTTATGAATATCCTTGAAGGACGTAGCACCGCCGCACAATCGCAAGTGGTGATCGCCAATGCAGGGGTTAGTATCCAATGTGCTCAACCTGAACTTTCATTGGAAGAGGCGATGGCAAAAGCGAAGGAGTCTTTGGAGTCCGGTGCTGCTTTAAGATCCTTCAAAACGTTCGTCGAGTTGTCTCAAAAATTTTGATGATTTACCCAAAGATTTTACAGATTAACTTAGTTCAAGCGTCTCGCTTGGACTAACTAAAACCAATTTCTTGATCCAAGCGGGACGCTTGAATCAATACAAAAAAATCTGTGTTCATCTGTGAAATCTGTGGGTTCATTTATAGCAATAATGAATATATTAGATAAAATCATATTAGAGAAGAAGAAGGAAGTTGCCGCTCGCAAATCTCAAATCACTGAAGAGCAATTGCGTGCCATGCCTTTGTTCGGTCGGGTTTGTCCTTCTTTTGCGGATTCATTGAAATCACATCCTTTCGGAATTATCTCTGAGTTCAAAAGACAATCGCCTTCCAAAGGGTTGATCAATGGAACGGCTAAGCCATTCGATACCGCCAAAGGTTATGAGAATGCGGGAGCAGCCGCGATTTCTTGCCTGACCGACGAGCAGTTTTTCGGTGGGACCTTGGCGGATTTGGAACAAGTTCGTTCAGCTGTTGAGATTCCTGTTTTGCGCAAAGAATTTATCGTCGATGAATTTCA is a window from the Persicobacter psychrovividus genome containing:
- the trpD gene encoding anthranilate phosphoribosyltransferase, producing the protein MKSILNKLFDHQALDQETAKHILTQIAKGDINTSQMAAFMTVYLMRPITVEELAGFRDAMLEMCNAVNLSAYNPVDIVGTGGDGKNTFNISTLSSFIVAGAGQPVAKHGNNSVSSVSGSSNVLVQAGVKFTNEQDKLEELLDKAGICFLHAPLFHPAMANVAPVRKELGVRTFFNILGPLTNPSMPKNMVNGVYNLGLARLYGYLYQNSGKNFTILHALDGYDEISLTGAVKLINNKGEHTLSAQDLGFDQHPEAALYGGNSVEDAATIFMNILEGRSTAAQSQVVIANAGVSIQCAQPELSLEEAMAKAKESLESGAALRSFKTFVELSQKF
- a CDS encoding anthranilate synthase component I family protein gives rise to the protein MERIKINTRYRHLLADTVTPVSVYLKLRDVFAESILLESSDYRGNDNSFSYICSDPVAEFMVKDGIATIQRPNLPTQTLEVKNKGEAINALKSFSSSFDVEEQKDLKFITNGLFGYMAYDAVTLYEDLDFSDNEDSGHDSPEMIYRVYRYVVAINHFNNDLYVFEHQPEGMFSKDGLEKVIGILRSQALPTYHFHANDDEESNFTDDEFVEVVKKGISHCMRGDVFQMVLSRRFSTGFQGDDFNVYRALRSINPSPYLFFFDFGSFKIFGSSPEAQLVVKDKQATIFPIAGTFRRTGDDERDAILAKKLFDDPKENSEHIMLVDLARNDMSRHGDKVKVEVFKEIQFYSHVIHLVSKVTGELASQTEGYQMAADTFPAGTLSGAPKHMAMQLINKYEPNRRGYYGGAIGFMGFNGDFNHAIMIRSFMSKSNRLYYQAGAGCVAKSVPESELQEVNNKLAALRKAIHAAEEFAK
- a CDS encoding aminodeoxychorismate/anthranilate synthase component II; amino-acid sequence: MKILVFDNYDSFTYNLVHMIRELGFGDQMEIHRNDQISLEAINKFDKILLSPGPGIPEEAGLLLDVIKTYGESKSIFGVCLGHQAISEVYGAQLENMSEVYHGIDHPIQVTKAEGIFNGLPEKFQVCRYHSWTVRPETISGDLEVTAVDNEGRVMAVKHKKYDVQGVQFHPESILTENGMAMIKNWLGVN